The Flavobacteriales bacterium genome contains the following window.
CGGGCGGTTGGCATTCGCGGCGTCGGGAGGTTGCACCTCCCGCGTGTTTTCGTCAGGCTGCCTTGTTGACGATCAGGTTGATCTGGATCGGCAACGGGGCGGATTCGTGAAAGCAGGGCTGAAGGTGAGGCTCTTCTGCTTGAAAAGTGCTTGTAATCAAATGCACGTTGCGCTGCATTATGTGGGCTCTTGGTACAACGAGAGCGGAACGCGCATCGTGGAATTGGACTGGGCACCTCCCACGAAGGTTCCTGTTGCTGCGCATGGCTTCGTGAGCGGCGTTGCGACTTCCACCTATTGGGACTTTGGCGTTTTTCGCGTGGTGCGAATGCGTTTCGGCGTGCAGGTGGGCTGGTATTGGCGCAGCGAGAGTTTGGATAAGGCCTGCCATTACAACCAGCCCGGACTGGGCACGGCCTACCCTTTGCTACCGGCGCAAGCGATCATCGGGCTAGCCTATGATTTCGGAGGACACCGTTACTGGGTCGCGAATAGCTACTAAGGCATCCTGGCGCCTTCATTCAGGCGAGGTCCCACCGTTGCGGTTGATCTCCTTTGTGTCCTCTGTGCCTCTGTGGTGAACGCACTCACATGAAGCCCAATTCCAACTGCGCCGCCTCGCTCATCATAGTCCTGTCCCACGCCGGCTCGAAGGTGATCTCCACCTTGGCACTTGTCACGCGCTGCACACTGGCCACCTTCTGCTCCACTTCGCCGGGCAAGGTTCCCGCCACGGGACATGCTGGACTGGTCAGGGTCATCTTGATGTACACGCTGGCATCGTCGTGGATCACTACGTCGTAGATCAGCCCCAGCTCGTAGATGTCCACGGGGATCTCCGGGTCATAGATCGCCTTGAGGGCATTGATGATGCTCTCCTCCAGTTGTTTCTTCTCCTCGGGCGTCATGGCACACTGGGGGATTGAAAAGCGGTGGCACACGGAGGCACGGAGACACGGAGAAATGCCAATGATGCGAATGTCCGCACCGCTCCGTGTCTCCGTGTCTCCGTGTGAGCCTTCATCCTTCCTTGTGTGAGGCAGAAGAGAAGGCCAGCGCGTAGCGTTTCATCTGATCGATCATCGCGCTCAATCCATTGGCCCGGTTCGGGCTCAGGTGCGCGCGCAGACCGATCTGATCGATGAACTCCGTGGAAACGCCGAGGATCTCCTGCGGCGTGCGGTCGTTGTATACGCGCACCAACAAGGCCACGATGCCCTTGGTGATCATCGCATCGCTATCGGCGGTGAAATGCACGAGGTCGTTCTTCAGTTCGGCGTTGAGCCACACACGCGATTGGCAGCCGCGCACCAGGTTGTCATCGGTCTTGTGCTCCGGAGCGATCAACGGCAGGTCCTTGCCCAGCTCGATCAGGTGCTCATAACGGTCCTGCCAGTCCGTGAACATGGCGAACTCGGAGACGAGCTCTTGTTGGGTTTGGGCCAATGTCATGACGGAACTCATCGCAACATCTTCACCGCCTTTTTGGTCGCCGCCACCATCACCTCCACCTCCTCCACCGTATTGAAGCACGCGAAGCTCGCGCGCGTAGTCCCGCTCACGCCGAAGCGGTCCATCAGTGGCTGCGTGCAGTGGTGGCCCGTGCGCACAGCGATGCCTTGCTGGTCGAGCAGGGTGCCGAGGTCGTAGTGGTGTACGCCGTCTATCACGAAGCTGATCACACCCACCTTCTCTTTCGGCGTGCCGATGATGCGCAGGCCATCGATGGTGAGCAGCTCGGTGGTGGCGTGCTCCAGCAGCATGTGCTCGTGCGCGGCCATGGCGGTCTTGTCATAGTCCTCCATCCAGCGGATGGCTTCGCCCAGCCCGATGATGCCCGCGATGTGCGGCGTGCCGGCCTCGAACTTGAAAGGCAGCTTGGCGTAGGTGGTCTTCTCGAAGGTGACCGTGTCGATCATCTCGCCGCCGCCCTGCCAGGGGGGCATCTCGGTAAGCAGCTCCTCGCGGCCGTACAGCACGCCGGTGCCCGTAGGACCGTAGGCCTTGTGCCCACTGAAGGCGTACAGGTCGCAACCGAGGTCTTGAACATCGACGTTGAGGTGGGCAATGGCCTGTGCGCCATCCACCACGGTGATGATACCCTGCTTCTTCGCCCGCGCGATCAACTTCTTCACCGGGTTGATCGTGCCGAGCGTGTTGCTCACATGGCTGATCGCCAATAGCCGTGTCCGCTTATTGAATAACCCATCAGCGTTGCCCTTTTCGTCTTTGCGTCTTTGCGGTTCCAATTCCCACTCCCCGCTGTCCGTGATCGGGATCACTTTCAGCGTGGCGCCGTGCCGCTCGCAGGCCAGTTGCCAAGGCACGATGTTGCTGTGGTGCTCCATGCCGCTGATCACCACCTCGTCACCTTTCTTCAGCAGCAGCTGACCAAGACTGGTCGCAGCGAGGTTGATGCCTGCTGTGGTGCCGCTGGTGAAGATGACCTCGTGCGCATGCTTCGCCTTGATATGCCTGCGGATGGTCTCACGCGCGGCCTCCTGCGCCTCGGTGGCCTTCGTGCTGAGCGTGTGAACGCCACGGTGCACGTTGGCGTTGATCGTGGCGTAGTAGGTGCTCTCGGCCTTGATCACACGACGCGGCTTCTGGCTGGTGGCGGCGTTGTCGAAGTACACCAGCGGTTTGCCGTGCACCAGCTCCTTCAGGATCGGGAACTGCGCGCGGATCTCTTGGACGTCGAACGCCTTTATTATGGCCGGTGTCACACGCGTGTTCATCGAATGCGGCGCACACGGAGGCACGGAGACACGGAGGAACGCAGCTCGGTATGTCGCGTGGTTGACATTGGTTCTTCTACGTGGCTCTGTGTCTCCGTGTGAGATAGCTCAGAGTGTCTCAAGTTTCGCGTCGATCAAACCCGCGAGGTGCTTCCGCCAGTCTTCGTTCGTGATGCGGTCCAGCACATCGGTCATGAACGCATGGGAGAGCATACGCCGCGCTTCGGCCTCGCTCACGCCGCGTGAACGCAAGTAGAACAATCCCTTCTCGTCCAGGCGGCCGATGGTGCAACCGTGGCTGCACTTGACATCGTCGGCATAGATCTCCAGTTCGGGTTTGGTGAAGACGCGCGCGTCATCGCCTTGCAGGATGTTCGCGTTGCTCTGGTAGGCGCGCGTGCGCTGCGCGTCCTGCTTCACGTACACCTTACCGTTGAACACGCCCGTGCCTTTACCTGCGATGATGCCCTTGTAGAGCTCATCGCTCGTGCAATCCGGCACGTCGTGGCCGATGTAGGTGTGGTTGTCGCAGTGCGTGGTGCCGTTGAGTACATACACGCCGTTCAGTTCCACATGTGCCTCAAGACCGGCAAGGGCCACACTCACTTCATTGCGCACCAGTGATCCGTTCAGCGTGGTCGTGTCGATGCTGAAGCGGCCTTTCGAGCCGATCGTCACGGCATCCAGACCGATGTGCGCGGGACCATTCGCTTCGTTCAGAAGAAGGTGGATCGTGAGGTTCGCGCCTTCGCCCACGAAGGATTCGCGTACAGCATTGACAAGAGTCGTTGCAAGCCCCTCGACTGCTCCGTCGTTGCACGACTTGCGCAGTACCGCTTCGCCGTTGCTCGGGGTGACAACGGTTGGAGATCGCTCCATTGAATTGTCACTCCGAGCGCGGTCGAGGAGCGTTACATGCTCTTCAATGACTTCCACCATCGCGCCCTCTTGCAGCATGAACAGGTCGCGGGGCTGGATCAACAGCCCGCCATCGGTGGTGATGTGAAGTACATGGATCGGCTTGCTCGTCTTCGCGCCCTTGGTGGCGAGGATGATCAGGCCATCGGTGGGGGCCGCAGTGTTCATCGCCGTGAACAGACGATCGCCGATCGGCGCGACCTGTCCGTAATGGGCTTTCACCGGGCCGTGCGACAGGTGGTGCTTCAGGCTATCGATGACGATGCCCTTCTCCGACTTCAGGTCATCGCTCAAGTCGGCGCGGAAGTAGCCGTTGACGAAGACGACGCGGGTGGTGCCGAAAGGCAGACGTGCGGGCAACGTGACAGCGACATCGCCTTTGGCTGCCGTGTACGGATCCTTGAACAGCTTGCCGACACGCGTGTATTTCCACGCCTCGGTCCTGATCGTGGGGATGGGCAACGCATGTACTTGCGCAAGGGCATCAGCGGCACCGGGCCAAGCCGAGCCGTCGAGCAAGGGCAGCACGCCCGCTTTCGGATCCGTGGCGGTTGCTGTGGTCATCATCTGATCGTCTGATTTTCTGATCATCTGATCGATCACGCGTGTTCCTTCACCCAGTCGTAGCCTTTCTCTTCCAGTTCCAGCGCCAATTCCTTCGGGCCACTCTTGATGATGCGGCCATCGGCCATCACGTGTACGAAGTCAGGGATGATGTAGTCCAGCAAGCGCTGGTAGTGCGTCACCACGATGAAGGCGTTGTTCTTCGTGCGCAGCTTGTTCACGCCGCCGGCCACGATGCGCAGCGCGTCGATGTCCAGGCCGCTGTCGGTCTCGTCGAGGATGCCCAGCTTGGGTTCGAGCATCGCCATCTGGAAGATCTCGTTGCGCTTCTTCTCGCCGCCGCTGAAGCCCACATTCAGGTGGCGGTGAAGCAGGGACTTGTCTCCCGCATTTGCGGGATCGGCGTCCATTTCCACCAGCTTGGCGCGTTCGCGGACCAGCGTGAGGAAATCCTTGCCACCGAGTTCCGCGAGACCGTTGGCCTTGCGGGTCTCGTTCATGGCGGTGCGCAGGAAGTTCATGTTGCTCACGCCCGGGATCTCCACCGGGTATTGGAAGGCGAGGAAGATGCCTTTCCAGGCGCGCTCTTCGGGCGATAGTTCGAGCAGGTCGGCGCCTTGGTAGGTTACCGTTCCTTCGGTCACCTCATATTCTTCTCGGCCGGCGAGGACGTTCGCCAAGGTGCTCTTTCCAGAACCATTAGGTCCCATGATGGCGTGGACTTCACCAGCCTTCACTTCCAAGTTCAGTCCTTTCAGGATTTCCTTCCCTTCTATTCGGGCGGACAGGTTTTGAATTTTCAGCATTGCTCAATCCCGCGCTATTTAGAATCGGTCAAAACAAGGCGGGGCTCAAAAGTAGCCCGTCGCACTTCTCGCCGATACTGGAACAGTGGAACCGGGCGGACTACCGTCCTCGACTTGCGCTCAAGGCCACCCCGCCAAGTTGCAGCCGGAACCTGCTGCGCTTCGCAGTCCGCTGGGCCTCCAGGCCAGCGCGTTCGCCACTAAGGGCGCCCAACCCCTTGTCGATGGCGGCAACCGCGTCACCACCATCCAATGCGCGCTGCTCCACGCCGGGTTGGCCCAGCACTTCGCGCCGCACGGCGCCAGTGAGCACTTGTCCGATGGTCAGGTGCTCCGGCGCTGCAGCCAATGCTTCTTCCAGAGGAGCTGGTGCAGGGCCTGTTGTGGGGGCCACCCCGACAGGCTGCGCGCTGAGCGGGTCGCGTTCCAAGGCGGGTCGTTGTGTTTGGGCCAGCATGGGCTCGTCGCGTTCGCTTCGTAGTTCCGGCGCAACGCGCTGGGGAGCGGGATCGTGGCCCTCCAACTTCCGATCGGGCGCAACAGCTTTGCGCGGAGCGACCTGCTGCTTACGCTCCTCGTTCTTCAATGTACCGGGCTCCTTCCCTTCTTGATCCGGATCAACGACCTCCGCCGCTCCTTCGTTCTTCTCGATAGGCGCTGGCCCTTGCTTCGGCAAGGTCGGTTGGTCGTTCGCAAGCCCGGGGCCAACAGGATCGGGTCCTGCGCTTTGCTTGAAGATCACCCAGCCCAAGCCCATCACCAGCGCAATGCTGGCGGCAGCGGCCAAGCGCATCCACCTACCACCGATCGGGATCACGCGGACTTCCTTCTTCTTCAAGCGGTCCTTGTCCTCGAATACAACAGCCTCGCGCTGCACGACCGTCCGGGACATCAACGCCCACTGCTTCGCGGCGTTCACATCGCTTGCGATCAACTTGTCCAAGGCCACACGCTGTTGAAGGCTGAGGTCGCCTTCCAACCGCGCCACCAGGAAATCGTCCAGCCGGTGGGCATCGGGCAAGCCTTGCGGCGGGAACGTGCGCATGAGCGAATCCTTGCCCTCGAAAACAACATCCTTCTCCGTTGCGCGCGCAATAGCGGTGAGCTTGGACTCGCGCTCGAACCGTTGATGAGCAACCATGAACAAGCGCACCGCTTCTTCCTGCTCCTTGGACAGGTCACCCTCGTGAAGGGCGATGAGGAAGTCGCCGATGGTCTGTTCGTTCGGTGCGCGCTGCGGTGGCAGTTCACGCCTCAACGAATCCTTGTCTTCGAACGGGACTTTGTCGGCACCGATGAACGCATCGTCGACCACGCCCCCATCTTCCGTGGAAAGGTCCGGATTGGCCAGAAGAAACGCCTCCAGTTGGCGCTCCTGTTCGAGCGTCAGGTTGCCTTCCATGCGGTCGAGCAACCAAGCTTCGTATGTCGTGCGGTCCAAGATCAAAGCACGAGTTCGAGTTTGCCGATGTATTCCTTCAATGCGGTGCGCCCCCGATAGATGTACACCTTCACCTGGGGCAAGTTCAGGCCTGTGATCTCCGCGATCTCTTCGTAGGCATAACCCTCCAGGTCGCGCAGTAGCACAACGCTGCGCTGCACATCGGGCAGGGTGGCCAGTGCTGTGTCCAGTATGGCCTTCAGGTCGGGGTTGCTCTGGTGGGTGCTGCGTAGATCGTCATGGTGCTCTTCCATGCGAGTGCTGCGCTGCCCTTTGCGCACGGTATCCACCAAGGTGTGGTGCGCTGTGGTGAAGAGGTAGCTCTTGGCCTTGGAGGCATCCACCTCCTCGAGCTTGGTCCAGAGCCGGGCAAAGCTCTCCTGCACCACATCCTTGGCGGTATCCTTATCGCGCAAGTGCTTCAAGGCGAAGCGGTAAACCCCGTCACTGTGCATGTCCACGCAGCGGTTATAGTCCTCAACGGTCATCGTGCAACAAGGGGGTCGATCGTGGGACGGGCAGCCCGGGGAGGAAGTTACAGGCCGCGGAAGAGTCCGTGCCCAAGGCTCCCGGCCTACTTTTGTCCCGATGGCCAACGGTCAACAGTTGCACACTCTTCCGTTCGACCAATGGGGGCTGGGTTTCCAGCGGCCTTTGTTCATCGCCGGGCCGTGCAGCGCGGAGAGCAGAGAGCAAGTCCTGGACACTGCCCAGGGGATCGCACACCACGCCCCACAGGTGAAAGTGCTGCGCGCCGGTGTATGGAAGCCGCGCACCCAACCCGGGCATTTCGAAGGCGCCGGCGAGAAGGCATTGGCTTGGCTGGTGGAAGCAAGAGAGACCACCGGTCTGAAGTTGATGGTGGAGGTAGCTACGGCCGAGCATGTGGAAGCCTGCCTCAAGGCTGGGATCGACATGCTTTGGATCGGCGCACGAACCACGCCCAACCCTTTCAGTGTCCAGGAGATCGCGGATGCGTTGAACGGTAGGGATGTGCCGGTTTTCGTGAAGAACCCCATCAACCCCGACCTGCATCTTTGGATAGGGGCGCTGGAACGCCTGGGCCGTGCGGGCCTCACGCGGTTGGCCGCCGTGCACCGGGGCTTCAACTGGTTCGAGCGCACCAGCTACCGCAACAGCCCCATGTGGGAGTTCCCCATCCGGCTGAAGGCACGCTTCCCCGAACTGGAACTGGTGTGCGATCCCAGCCACATCAGCGGTACCACACAGCACATTGCCCAGCTGGCGCAGCAGGCACTGGACCTCAACTTCAGCGGGTTGATGATCGAAGCCCACAGCGACCCTGCGACCGCCCTGAGCGACGCCCAGCAGCAGCTCACCCCGCAACGCCTAGGGGCACTTCTGGCCGACTTGATCGTCCGGGAGCAACACCCTGGTCAGAGCAGCGATCGCTTGCAGGAGCTGCGGGACCTCATCGACCAGCTGGACGAGGAGATCGCGCAGAAGCTGGGCTCGCGGATGGACATTGCCGAGCGGATCGGCGAGTGGAAGGCCGACCATAACGTGGCTATTGTGCAACCGGAGCGCTGGGAGCGCATCATGCAACGGCAGCTCCGTCTGGCGGGGCCCCTGGGGTTGTCGCGCACCTTCATCGAAGACCTGATGAACGCCATCCACAAGGAGAGCATCCGGCGGCAGACGGAAGTCTTGGAGGGCCGCCAAGGCTCCATGGCAGGATCCCACGGCGATCGTGGAGAAGTCACCCGGGGCTGATCGAGCACCCGTCTATATTCGGGCCGCTCTTGCGGGAACCTGCACCCTAAGGCAACAAACCGATGCTGAATCGCTACCTCCTTCCCTCCGTGTTCGTCGCCCTGCCCGTCATCGTTCAGGCGCAAGCGACGTTCACCAACACATCCACCCTGCTGAACACGCCCACCCACACCGGGGGCAACACCGGTGTGGCCGACTTCAACGGAGATGGGCTGGATGATATCCTGATCCTTGACGAAAGCAAGAATGTGGTCATTGAGTTCCAGCGCGCAGATGGCTCGTTCGACCGCGTGGAGTACGGCGCCGTAAGCACTGCATCGCAATGGGGCTGGGCACTGGGCGATACCGACAATGATGGTATACTGGACGTGTTCTGCGGCGGCAGCTACGACGGTGTGCACCACATGAAGATCGATGGTGTCACGGGCACTGTTACCGACCTGAACAACGGCAGCATCTTCATGCAATGCGCCAACATGGCCGACATGAACAACGATGGCTGGCTCGATGCCTTCGCTTGCCACGACGACGGTGCGCCGCGCCAATGGTACAACGACGGCATCGGCACCCTGGACAACTACACGGGCATTGATTTCACCACGAACCCGGTGAGCGATATGAGCGGGAACTACGGCAACACGTTCACCGACTTCGACAACGACGGCGACATCGACTTCTACATCACCAAGTGCCGTCAGTTCATCAGCGACCCGAACGATCCGCGCCGTTGGAACCGCCTCTTCGTGAACGACGGCAACGGCAACTACACCGACCAAGCCACTGCCTACGGGCTCTTCAACAATGGGCAGAACTGGGCCAGCGACTTCGGCGACATTGACAACGACGGCGATCTTGATGTGGTGACCGTTGACTACAGCGACCAGATGTACCTCTACGAAAACGATGGCACCGGCCACTTCACGGAGATCACTGCGGGCAGCGGGCTCGAGGTTCCCTCGAACTTCTTCCAGGTGACCATGCGCGATTTCGACAACGATGGTTTCTTGGACATCATGATGTCCGGCTGGGACAACGCCTACTTCAAAGGGAACGGCGACGGTACCTTCACGGAAGAGAACAACAAGTTCCCGGCTTCGAAGACCATGCACACACACGCCGTGGGCGACCTGAACAACGACGGTTTCGTGGACGTGTTCGCCGGTTACGGCGATGGCTACGTGGACCCCGACATGAATTTCGCCGACCGCATCTGGATGAACGATGGCAACGCCAACCATTGGTTCGGCGTGCGTTTGCGCGGTACGGTGAGCAACCGCAGCGCCGTGGGGGCGCGCACTTGGCTGTACGGTCCGTGGGGCGTTCAAACCCGCGAGGTGCGTGCCGGCGAGAGCTATGGCATCGTGAACAGTTTCGCGGCCAACTTCGGGCTCGGCAGCAGCGCGCAGATCGACTCCTTGGTCGTGACCTGGCCTGCAGGCGGCCGCCAAGTGTTCACCGGCCTCAACGCCGATGAGTACGTGAGCGTTGTGGAGGGTGAATGCATGGCACCCTTCGCGAGCATCACCGGACCGACCGTGGTCTGCCCGGGACAATCCATCGACCTGACCGTAAGCAGCGGCAACGGCTATACCTGGAGCACCGGTAGCACCGCTCAGACCATCACCGTGAACGCCGCCGGCATCTATTCCGTGACCGTGGACAATGGCAACGGCTGCACATCGTGGACCAGTTACGTAGTGCTCGAGAACCCGGATGAGACCCCTGAAGTTTCGTTGTCCGGCACCGCCGAATTCTGCGATGGTGAAAGCCTGACGCTCACATCAAGCAGCGCGAGCGGGTACACATGGAGCAATGGTCAAACGACGCAAAGCATTGTGGTGACCTCTTCGGGCAACTACAGCGTCACGGTGCCTTCCTCTTGCGGCACCTCTACTTCCAGTATTGTTGCGGTCAACGTGCTCAGCATCCCCGCAGCACCCACGGCCAACGATGTGTTCCTGCCTGCCCCGGGCACGGCCACGCTGAACGCCACCGGCGGGAACGTGTCGTGGTACGATGCAGCAGTTGGTGGAAACACGGTCGGCACAGGAAACAGCTGGACCACCCCTTTCCTGAACAGCAGCACTACCTACTGGTGCTCGGACATGAACGGCAGCGGCGATCCCGCGGCCTTCGGCGGTGAGACCGACCGTGATGGCACCAACGGTCAATACCTGAACAACAACAACAACTACCTGATCTTCGATGCCACGCAGGATTTCATCCTGGTGAGCGTTAAGGTGTATGCACAAGGTGCTGCAAACCGCGTCATAGAAGCGTTGGACGAGAACGGCAACATCATTGCGCAGGGCTCCTTCGCTGTGCCCGACGGCGAAAGCAGAGTGGAATTGAACTTCGCTATTCCGGCCGGTACTGACCACAGCCTCCGCTGCGGAACGGGCAACCCGCAGTTGTGGCGTGATGGGTTGAACAGCAACCCGACCTATCCCTACCAGTTGGGCACCTTTGGCGCCATCACCTCCAGCAGCGCAAGTGGTGGCAATGCTCTGGAGTACTACTACTACTTCTACGATTGGGAAGTGGCCGACAATGCAGCTAGTTGCGAGAGCCAGCGTACCGAGGTGCTGGTGGATGTGGCCAGCAGTGTGGGCGAGGTTGCAGGCGGCGCCACGATCACCGCTTGGCCCAATCCCGCGAACGATCAAGTGAGCGTGTCGTTCCCAAGCGGCTCCAGTGAGGTGCGGATCACCCTCAGCGACCTGAGCGGGCGTGTGGTGCTGGGCACCCAGCTCGATGCGAAGGCTCTGGCTGCTGGTTTGGCGACCATCGACTTGAACGGCCTCGCAGCCGGGACCTACAACCTGGCACTGGCAGGGGGTGTGAACGCCGTGCAGCGCATCGTGTTGCGCTGATCGACCTCTGGAAGAACTTGAAGAGGGGCCCGCGAGGCCCCTCTTCTCTTTGGTGCGGGCCGGAACCCCGGGGGCAGATGTTGCGTTGAAGCGGCCAACACCGCAACACCATGAAACAACTCATACCCGCACTTGTCATCGCTGTCTTGTTCTCCGCTTGCGCCATGGAGGAGAACCCCGTGGTACAGACCATCACGCCGGGCTGTGGCACCGACGGCAATCGAATGGAGGCCGACCTGGGCGGGGCGTCGTTCTGTGCAGAGGGCAACCTTACGGCCATCGCAGGCGAAGGCGGGCTCATCATCACCGGTCTCGCCTTGAACGGCGTATCACTCACCCTCCAGGTCGACTCGCTCTTCATTGGCCAGCACGAAAGCAACGAAGCCAGCAACAACATGCTCCTCATGGAGCAAGGCCAGTCCTACACCGTTGCACCCGGCGCTGAGGGCACCATTACCGTGGACAGTCACGACGCCGTGACCAACAGCGTGAAGGGCTCCTTCGCCGCTGGATTGATCAACCCGGAAAGCGGCGTGCAGCGCTCGGTGAGCGGCACCTTCGAAGTGACGTACACCAACCAGCAGTAAGCTGAAGGCGCGGCTAACTTGCCGCGCATGTCGAAAAGGATAACGGCCTCTTTCCCCGACGATGCCGCGCTGCGCGTCGCAGTAGTGGGCCTTGGTGGCCTAGGATGCGCTGCGCTGCCACGCATGGGCCGCTGGCCGCTGGCCAAGCTCTCGCTTATTGATGGCGATCGTGTTGAAGAGCACAACCTCGACAACCAGGAACTGTACGCGCCGATGGACATCGACGCATGGAAGGCGGAAGTGAGCGCAGCGTGGATGCGGCAGCTCCTGCCCGGGTCGACCATCGTTCCGCACAGTGTTT
Protein-coding sequences here:
- a CDS encoding SUF system Fe-S cluster assembly protein, yielding MTPEEKKQLEESIINALKAIYDPEIPVDIYELGLIYDVVIHDDASVYIKMTLTSPACPVAGTLPGEVEQKVASVQRVTSAKVEITFEPAWDRTMMSEAAQLELGFM
- a CDS encoding RNA polymerase sigma factor — its product is MTVEDYNRCVDMHSDGVYRFALKHLRDKDTAKDVVQESFARLWTKLEEVDASKAKSYLFTTAHHTLVDTVRKGQRSTRMEEHHDDLRSTHQSNPDLKAILDTALATLPDVQRSVVLLRDLEGYAYEEIAEITGLNLPQVKVYIYRGRTALKEYIGKLELVL
- a CDS encoding bifunctional 3-deoxy-7-phosphoheptulonate synthase/chorismate mutase type II translates to MANGQQLHTLPFDQWGLGFQRPLFIAGPCSAESREQVLDTAQGIAHHAPQVKVLRAGVWKPRTQPGHFEGAGEKALAWLVEARETTGLKLMVEVATAEHVEACLKAGIDMLWIGARTTPNPFSVQEIADALNGRDVPVFVKNPINPDLHLWIGALERLGRAGLTRLAAVHRGFNWFERTSYRNSPMWEFPIRLKARFPELELVCDPSHISGTTQHIAQLAQQALDLNFSGLMIEAHSDPATALSDAQQQLTPQRLGALLADLIVREQHPGQSSDRLQELRDLIDQLDEEIAQKLGSRMDIAERIGEWKADHNVAIVQPERWERIMQRQLRLAGPLGLSRTFIEDLMNAIHKESIRRQTEVLEGRQGSMAGSHGDRGEVTRG
- a CDS encoding VCBS repeat-containing protein, which gives rise to MLNRYLLPSVFVALPVIVQAQATFTNTSTLLNTPTHTGGNTGVADFNGDGLDDILILDESKNVVIEFQRADGSFDRVEYGAVSTASQWGWALGDTDNDGILDVFCGGSYDGVHHMKIDGVTGTVTDLNNGSIFMQCANMADMNNDGWLDAFACHDDGAPRQWYNDGIGTLDNYTGIDFTTNPVSDMSGNYGNTFTDFDNDGDIDFYITKCRQFISDPNDPRRWNRLFVNDGNGNYTDQATAYGLFNNGQNWASDFGDIDNDGDLDVVTVDYSDQMYLYENDGTGHFTEITAGSGLEVPSNFFQVTMRDFDNDGFLDIMMSGWDNAYFKGNGDGTFTEENNKFPASKTMHTHAVGDLNNDGFVDVFAGYGDGYVDPDMNFADRIWMNDGNANHWFGVRLRGTVSNRSAVGARTWLYGPWGVQTREVRAGESYGIVNSFAANFGLGSSAQIDSLVVTWPAGGRQVFTGLNADEYVSVVEGECMAPFASITGPTVVCPGQSIDLTVSSGNGYTWSTGSTAQTITVNAAGIYSVTVDNGNGCTSWTSYVVLENPDETPEVSLSGTAEFCDGESLTLTSSSASGYTWSNGQTTQSIVVTSSGNYSVTVPSSCGTSTSSIVAVNVLSIPAAPTANDVFLPAPGTATLNATGGNVSWYDAAVGGNTVGTGNSWTTPFLNSSTTYWCSDMNGSGDPAAFGGETDRDGTNGQYLNNNNNYLIFDATQDFILVSVKVYAQGAANRVIEALDENGNIIAQGSFAVPDGESRVELNFAIPAGTDHSLRCGTGNPQLWRDGLNSNPTYPYQLGTFGAITSSSASGGNALEYYYYFYDWEVADNAASCESQRTEVLVDVASSVGEVAGGATITAWPNPANDQVSVSFPSGSSEVRITLSDLSGRVVLGTQLDAKALAAGLATIDLNGLAAGTYNLALAGGVNAVQRIVLR
- the sufD gene encoding Fe-S cluster assembly protein SufD: MIRKSDDQMMTTATATDPKAGVLPLLDGSAWPGAADALAQVHALPIPTIRTEAWKYTRVGKLFKDPYTAAKGDVAVTLPARLPFGTTRVVFVNGYFRADLSDDLKSEKGIVIDSLKHHLSHGPVKAHYGQVAPIGDRLFTAMNTAAPTDGLIILATKGAKTSKPIHVLHITTDGGLLIQPRDLFMLQEGAMVEVIEEHVTLLDRARSDNSMERSPTVVTPSNGEAVLRKSCNDGAVEGLATTLVNAVRESFVGEGANLTIHLLLNEANGPAHIGLDAVTIGSKGRFSIDTTTLNGSLVRNEVSVALAGLEAHVELNGVYVLNGTTHCDNHTYIGHDVPDCTSDELYKGIIAGKGTGVFNGKVYVKQDAQRTRAYQSNANILQGDDARVFTKPELEIYADDVKCSHGCTIGRLDEKGLFYLRSRGVSEAEARRMLSHAFMTDVLDRITNEDWRKHLAGLIDAKLETL
- a CDS encoding SufE family protein, which translates into the protein MTLAQTQQELVSEFAMFTDWQDRYEHLIELGKDLPLIAPEHKTDDNLVRGCQSRVWLNAELKNDLVHFTADSDAMITKGIVALLVRVYNDRTPQEILGVSTEFIDQIGLRAHLSPNRANGLSAMIDQMKRYALAFSSASHKEG
- the sufC gene encoding Fe-S cluster assembly ATPase SufC — its product is MLKIQNLSARIEGKEILKGLNLEVKAGEVHAIMGPNGSGKSTLANVLAGREEYEVTEGTVTYQGADLLELSPEERAWKGIFLAFQYPVEIPGVSNMNFLRTAMNETRKANGLAELGGKDFLTLVRERAKLVEMDADPANAGDKSLLHRHLNVGFSGGEKKRNEIFQMAMLEPKLGILDETDSGLDIDALRIVAGGVNKLRTKNNAFIVVTHYQRLLDYIIPDFVHVMADGRIIKSGPKELALELEEKGYDWVKEHA
- a CDS encoding cysteine desulfurase, encoding MNTRVTPAIIKAFDVQEIRAQFPILKELVHGKPLVYFDNAATSQKPRRVIKAESTYYATINANVHRGVHTLSTKATEAQEAARETIRRHIKAKHAHEVIFTSGTTAGINLAATSLGQLLLKKGDEVVISGMEHHSNIVPWQLACERHGATLKVIPITDSGEWELEPQRRKDEKGNADGLFNKRTRLLAISHVSNTLGTINPVKKLIARAKKQGIITVVDGAQAIAHLNVDVQDLGCDLYAFSGHKAYGPTGTGVLYGREELLTEMPPWQGGGEMIDTVTFEKTTYAKLPFKFEAGTPHIAGIIGLGEAIRWMEDYDKTAMAAHEHMLLEHATTELLTIDGLRIIGTPKEKVGVISFVIDGVHHYDLGTLLDQQGIAVRTGHHCTQPLMDRFGVSGTTRASFACFNTVEEVEVMVAATKKAVKMLR